From Micromonospora rhizosphaerae, the proteins below share one genomic window:
- a CDS encoding ATP-binding protein has translation MVVPHHGTGARLARHRLAHELAGLVPPTLLADLVAVLAELVGNAVRHADPLPGGVVRVAWRLRPMPEGQRVQIRVTDGGSASGPLMRAASPDAIDGRGLHIVSGLASRWGVERDGLGQSVWAEFDPVAATRPDLVAAG, from the coding sequence GTGGTGGTGCCCCACCACGGCACCGGTGCGCGCCTGGCCCGGCACCGGCTCGCCCACGAGCTGGCCGGCCTCGTACCCCCGACCCTGCTGGCGGATCTGGTCGCCGTCCTCGCCGAGCTGGTCGGCAACGCCGTCCGGCACGCCGACCCGCTGCCCGGCGGGGTGGTCCGGGTGGCCTGGCGGCTGCGACCGATGCCCGAGGGTCAGCGCGTCCAGATCCGGGTCACCGACGGCGGTTCCGCCTCGGGCCCGCTGATGCGGGCGGCCAGCCCGGACGCGATCGACGGGCGGGGGTTGCACATCGTCTCGGGCCTGGCCAGCCGCTGGGGGGTCGAGCGGGACGGCCTCGGGCAGAGCGTCTGGGCCGAGTTCGACCCGGTCGCCGCGACCCGGCCGGACCTGGTCGCGGCGGGCTGA
- a CDS encoding DUF5926 family protein produces MSKRRKSQRAAEATPKREKVRDVFVPRPFEGLTDEPEWIALRELVPAASAPLRLARELVEEYGDRPVTLATVLPTAAPAMTKPDGRIFIGLQRHQQSGDVSRDLAEALLCALRTEPGGQVTVPPLPGPGPRLQDILVDGPLEITMHDGFEFWLDPGAADDPTVQASLERANAAVYPTVRLAAARAAYWCQVPEKAHVRWVLPDDEDAALDALSRLSVAGTLTLGENTRFAGMFRAHGRLVPVWDLPEETPATEWEAPVAAFAGRYAEALEEKEPLDAAGRRARHGLVGRQLTLR; encoded by the coding sequence GTGAGCAAGCGTCGAAAGAGCCAGCGGGCCGCCGAAGCCACCCCCAAGCGGGAGAAGGTGCGCGACGTCTTCGTGCCCCGCCCGTTCGAGGGGCTGACCGACGAGCCGGAGTGGATCGCCCTGCGCGAGCTGGTCCCCGCCGCCTCCGCGCCACTGCGACTGGCTCGCGAACTGGTCGAGGAGTACGGCGACCGGCCGGTCACCCTGGCCACCGTGCTGCCGACGGCCGCCCCGGCGATGACCAAGCCGGACGGGCGGATCTTCATCGGCCTCCAGCGGCACCAGCAGTCCGGCGACGTCTCCCGGGACCTGGCCGAGGCGCTGCTCTGCGCGCTGCGTACCGAGCCGGGCGGCCAGGTGACGGTCCCGCCGCTGCCGGGCCCGGGCCCCCGTCTCCAGGACATCCTGGTCGACGGCCCGCTGGAGATCACCATGCACGACGGTTTCGAGTTCTGGCTCGACCCGGGCGCCGCCGACGACCCGACCGTGCAGGCCTCCCTGGAGCGGGCCAACGCGGCGGTCTACCCGACCGTGCGGCTGGCTGCCGCCAGGGCAGCGTACTGGTGCCAGGTGCCGGAGAAGGCACACGTGCGCTGGGTGCTGCCGGACGACGAGGATGCGGCGCTCGACGCGCTGTCCCGGCTCAGCGTGGCCGGCACGCTGACTCTCGGGGAGAACACCCGCTTCGCCGGCATGTTCCGCGCGCACGGCCGGCTGGTGCCGGTCTGGGACCTGCCGGAGGAGACCCCGGCGACCGAGTGGGAGGCGCCGGTCGCGGCGTTCGCCGGGCGCTACGCCGAGGCGCTGGAGGAGAAGGAGCCGCTGGACGCTGCGGGCCGGCGGGCCCGGCACGGCCTGGTAGGCCGCCAGCTCACCCTCCGCTGA